TTCCTGGTACCGTTCGAGAAAAAAATACTGTGGCCGCGCAGTGTGAAGCCCGCTGGCATCAGCCAGAATATGATTGTCCGGCGTGCGATTGGACACGCTGACCATGCCGCCTGAACCGAACACCTCGACGCGCTGGTCGTAGCCGTAAATCGCCTGGCGGCTGTTGTCGATGGCCGCCAGCGCGCCGTTCTTCAGGCGCATCGTGACGATGGCGGTGTCCACGTCTCCCACGCCGGCGACTTGCGGATCCACGAGCGCGTCGCCGAGGGCGTAAATCTCTTCGGCTTCGCTGGCGCTCAGGAAGCGCACCATGTCGAAGTCGTGAATCGTCATGTCGAGGAAGAGGCCGCCCGACACTTTCACGTATTCGAGCGGCGGGGGCGCCGGATCTCGGCTGGTGATGCGAACGACATGCGGCTGGCCGATCTTGCCGGCGGCGACGAGTTCGCGGACTTTCGCGAAGCTCGGATCGAATCGGCGGTTGAAACCGATTTGCAGTTTGACGCCGGCTTTGGCCACGGCCTCCAGGCAACGGCCGATGCGCGCCTGGTCGTAATCAATCGGC
This sequence is a window from Verrucomicrobiota bacterium. Protein-coding genes within it:
- the iolG gene encoding inositol 2-dehydrogenase; the protein is MTSLNLAVIGAGRIGRLHAENIATRLNGVRLSGVADINLLAAREVASRFHVSLATDNYRSLLANPTIGAVAICSATNTHAEIILEAAAAGKHIFCEKPIDYDQARIGRCLEAVAKAGVKLQIGFNRRFDPSFAKVRELVAAGKIGQPHVVRITSRDPAPPPLEYVKVSGGLFLDMTIHDFDMVRFLSASEAEEIYALGDALVDPQVAGVGDVDTAIVTMRLKNGALAAIDNSRQAIYGYDQRVEVFGSGGMVSVSNRTPDNHILADASGLHTARPQYFFLERYQESYVAEMQAFVDCVLQDRPPPVTGEDGLAPVLMGLAATKSLKERRPVKLSEVASSSPSAPL